A portion of the Phacochoerus africanus isolate WHEZ1 chromosome 5, ROS_Pafr_v1, whole genome shotgun sequence genome contains these proteins:
- the LOC125127405 gene encoding acyl-coenzyme A synthetase ACSM4, mitochondrial-like → MKIFSCYQTFRFIRLTKHPGRRFHKDYQLQVPLTLDDLEAIMLCERPLPKSFNFAADVLDQWSQKEKTGERPANPALWWVNSQGNEVKWSFRELGSLSRKAANVLTKSCGLERGDRVAMILPRIPEWWLLNVACMRTGLVFMPGTTQLTAKDLLYRLRASKAKCIVASDEVVPAVESVVSECPDLKTKLLVSPHSRNGWLSFQELFQNASTEHSCVETGSQESMAIFFTSGTSGSPKMAQHSQSSLGIGSAHCGRHWFDLKSSDTIWNISDTGWIKASLGSLFSPWLMGSCVFVHRMAQFNTDTVLDVLATYPITTLCGPPTVYRMLVQKDLRRYKFKSLKHCLTGGEPLNSEVLEQWRAQTGLNVYEGYGQTEVGIICGTYKGQEIKPGSMGIRAPPHDVQIIDENGDVLPPGKEGDISIRLTPTRHFSLFSEYVDNPEKTAATIRRGFYVTGDRGVMDSDGYFRFVGRADDVIISAGYRIGPFEVESALIEHPAVAESAVVSSPDPIRGEVVKAFVVLSAPFKSSNPEQLTLELQDHVKKSTAPYKYPRKVEFVQELPKTVTGKIKRNVLRDHEWGRA, encoded by the exons ATGAAGATCTTTTCCTGCTACCAGACATTCAGGTTCATCCGACTCACCAAGCATCCTGGCCGGCGCTTTCACAAAGACTACCAGCTGCAGGTGCCTCTGACTCTTGATGACCTCGAAGCCATAATGCTCTGTGAGCGACCGCTGCCGAAGAGCTTCAACTTCGCTGCGGACGTGCTGGACCAGTGGTCCCAAAAGGAAAAG ACAGGAGAGAGACCAGCCAACCCAGCCCTGTGGTGGGTGAATAGCCAGGGAAACGAGGTGAAATGGAGCTTTAGAGAACTGGGCTCCTTGTCCCGAAAAGCTGCCAATGTGCTCACCAAGTCCTGCGGCCTAGAAAGAGGAGACCGAGTGGCCATGATTCTTCCCCGAATCCCAGAGTGGTGGCTCCTAAATGTGGCTTGTATGAGAACAG ggCTTGTCTTCATGCCGGGAACAACCCAGCTGACAGCAAAAGACCTCCTCTATCGGCTGCGAGCATCCAAGGCCAAGTGCATTGTGGCCAGTGATGAGGTGGTCCCTGCAGTGGAGTCTGTTGTGTCAGAGTGTCCCGACTTGAAGACCAAACTCCTGGTGTCTCCACACAGCCGGAATGGGTGGCTCAGCTTCCAGGAGTTATTTCA AAACGCCTCTACAGAGCACAGCTGTGTGGAGACAGGAAGTCAAGAATCAATGGCCATTTTTTTCACTAGTGGGACCTCAGGCTCGCCCAAGATGGCCCAGCACTCTCAAAGCAGTCTTGGAATTGGGTCTGCCCACTGTGGAAG GCATTGGTTTGACCTGAAGTCCTCAGATACCATATGGAACATTAGTGACACGGGGTGGATCAAAGCTTCCCTTGGCAGTCTGTTTTCCCCCTGGCTTATGGGATCCTGTGTCTTTGTGCATCGGATGGCCCAGTTTAACACTGACACCGTCCTAGAT GTGCTTGCTACTTATCCCATCACGACCCTGTGCGGCCCTCCCACCGTCTACCGTATGCTTGTGCAAAAAGACCTTAGGAG GTACAAATTTAAGAGCCTGAAGCACTGCCTGACAGGAGGGGAGCCACTCAATTCAGAGGTGCTGGAACAGTGGAGGGCGCAAACTGGGCTGAACGTGTATGAGGGCTACGGACAGACAGaagtg GGAATAATTTGTGGCACTTACAAAGGACAAGAAATTAAACCAGGCTCAATGGGGATAAGAGCACCACCCCATGATGTTCAG ATTATAGATGAAAATGGCGACGTTCTACCACCTGGAAAAGAAGGGGATATTTCCATCAGACTAACACCTACACGACATTTCTCTTTGTTCTCCGAATATGTG GACAATCCAGAGAAAACTGCTGCCACCATAAGACGGGGTTTTTATGTCACGGGAGACAGAGGAGTGATGGACAGTGATGGTTATTTCCGGTTTGTCGGCAGAGCTGATGACGTCATTATATCCGCTGG gTACCGTATTGGGCCATTTGAAGTGGAGAGTGCACTAATTGAGCACCCAGCAGTTGCTGAATCAGCTGTTGTCAGTAGTCCAGATCCAATCAGAGGAGAG gtaGTGAAAGCTTTTGTTGTCTTATCCGCACCCTTTAAGTCATCCAATCCAGAGCAATTAACTCTTGAACTTCAGGATCATGTAAAAAAATCAACCGCACCTTACAAATACCCAAGAAAG GTGGAATTTGTTCAAGAACTCCCCAAGACAGTCACTGGGAAAATCAAACGCAACGTTTTAAGAGACCATGAATGGGGTCGAGCATAG